One genomic segment of Manis pentadactyla isolate mManPen7 chromosome 1, mManPen7.hap1, whole genome shotgun sequence includes these proteins:
- the AMT gene encoding aminomethyltransferase, mitochondrial, with protein sequence MQWAMSMVARLALRQPALPSLSRPLGCTQDVPRRTPLYDFHLAHGGKMVAFAGWSLPVQYRDRHVESHLHTRQHCSLFDVSHMLQTKIFGRDRVKLMESLVVGDIAELRPNQGALSLFTNEAGGILDDLIVTNTSEGHLYVVSNAGCRDKDLALMQDKIQELQNMGCDVGLEVVDNALLALQGPTAAQVLQAGVAGDLRKLPFMASAVMEVFGVSGCRVTRCGYTGEDGVEISVPAAEAVSLATALLENPEVKLAGLAARDSLRLEAGLCLYGSDIGEHTTPVEGSLSWTLGKRRRAAMDFPGAAVIVPQLKGMVPRRRVGLVCEGAPVRAHSPILSVEGAVIGAVTSGCPSPCLKKNVAMGYVPREYSQPGTPLLVEVRRKQQIAVVSKMPFVPTNYYTLKGGHLG encoded by the exons ATGCAGTGGGCGATGAGCATGGTAGCCCGTCTGGCCTTGCGGCAGCCGGCACTCCCCTCCCTAAGCCGTCCGCTTGGTTGCACACAG GATGTGCCCCGCAGGACACCACTCTATGACTTCCATCTGGCCCACGGCGGGAAGATGGTGGCGTTCGCCGGCTGGAGTCTGCCAGTCCAGTACCGGGACCGCCACGTTGAGTCACACCTGCACACACGCCAGCACTGCTCGCTCTTTGACGTGTCCCACATGCTGCAG ACCAAGATATTTGGTCGCGACCGAGTGAAGCTGATGGAGAGTCTAGTGGTTGGAGATATTGCAGAGCTAAGGCCAAACCAG GGGGCGCTGTCGCTATTTACCAATGAGGCTGGAGGCATCTTAGATGACTTGATCGTGACCAACACCTCTGAGGGGCACCTGTACGTGGTGTCCAACGCTGGCTGCCGGGACAAGGACTTGGCCCTCATGCAG GACAAGATCCAGGAGCTTCAGAACATGGGCTGTGACGTGGGCCTGGAGGTGGTAGATAATGCTCTGCTAGCCCTGCAAG GCCCCACTGCAGCCCAGGTACTTCAGGCTGGCGTGGCAGGCGACCTGAGGAAACTCCCCTTCATGGCCAGCGCTGTGATGGAGGTGTTCGGTGTGTCTGGCTGCCGCGTGACCCGCTGTGGCTACACAGGAGAGGATGGCGTGGAG ATCTCCGTGCCAGCAGCAGAGGCAGTCAGCCTGGCCACAGCTCTGCTGGAAAACCCGGAGGTGAAGCTGGCAGGGCTGGCAGCCCGGGACAGCCTGCGCCTGGAGGCAGGTCTCTGCCTGTATGGGAGTGACATCGGTGAACACACGACGCCTGTGGAAGGCAGCCTCAGCTGGACGCTGG GGAAGCGCCGCCGAGCCGCCATGGACTTCCCTGGAGCTGCGGTCATCGTCCCCCAGCTGAAGGGCATGGTGCCACGAAGGCGTGTGGGCCTGGTGTGTGAGGGGGCTCCTGTGCGGGCACACAGCCCCATCCTGAGCGTGGAGGGTGCCGTGATTG GTGCTGTGACCAGTGGCTGCCCCTCGCCCTGTCTGAAGAAGAATGTGGCGATGGGGTATGTGCCCCGTGAATATAGTCAGCCAGGCACCCCGCTGCTGGTGGAGGTGCGGCGGAAGCAGCAGATAGCTGTGGTCAGCAAGATGCCCTTTGTGCCCACCAACTATTACACCCTCAAGGGAGGACACCTTGGGTAG
- the TCTA gene encoding T-cell leukemia translocation-altered gene protein isoform X1: MATPWSGQTLQALPATVLGALGALGSDFLREWEAQDMRVTLFKLLLLWLVLSLLGIQLAWGFYGSTVTGLYHRPDPHPQPAAALDVFLPPGLGGQNGSTPDGSTRFPSWETAANEPLKTHRE; this comes from the exons ATGGCAACCCCTTGGTCTGGGCAGACCTTGCAGGCTCTGCCCGCTACAGTGCTGGGCGCGCTGGGCGCCCTGGGCAGCGACTTCCTTCGGGAGTGGGAGGCGCAGGATATGCGCGTGACCCTCTtcaagctgctgctgctgtggctCGTGTTAAGTCTTCTGGGCATCCAGCTGGCGTGGGGGTTCTACGGGAGCACGGTGACCGGGCTTTATCACCGCCCAG atccccacccccagcctgctgCAGCTCTGGATGTGTTCCTGCCCCCAGGTCTGGGCGGCCAGAATGGATCCACCCCTGATGGCTCCACGCGTTTCCCGTCATG gGAAACAGCAGCGAATGAACCTCTCAAAACCCACAGAGAATAA
- the TCTA gene encoding T-cell leukemia translocation-altered gene protein isoform X2: MATPWSGQTLQALPATVLGALGALGSDFLREWEAQDMRVTLFKLLLLWLVLSLLGIQLAWGFYGSTVTGLYHRPGLGGQNGSTPDGSTRFPSWETAANEPLKTHRE, encoded by the exons ATGGCAACCCCTTGGTCTGGGCAGACCTTGCAGGCTCTGCCCGCTACAGTGCTGGGCGCGCTGGGCGCCCTGGGCAGCGACTTCCTTCGGGAGTGGGAGGCGCAGGATATGCGCGTGACCCTCTtcaagctgctgctgctgtggctCGTGTTAAGTCTTCTGGGCATCCAGCTGGCGTGGGGGTTCTACGGGAGCACGGTGACCGGGCTTTATCACCGCCCAG GTCTGGGCGGCCAGAATGGATCCACCCCTGATGGCTCCACGCGTTTCCCGTCATG gGAAACAGCAGCGAATGAACCTCTCAAAACCCACAGAGAATAA